The following is a genomic window from Desulfofarcimen acetoxidans DSM 771.
GAACCGTTAGGCATAAAAGATTTACAGCAAGTTGTCGTACAATTTCCAGCTGATTCCGGGGTAAGCTGAGCTGCCATGTGGGCATCCATTTCTTCAGGATATTTTGCCCCAAATTCATCTGTTGCTACCAGAATTTCATTAGCGGTACACTTGTTTCCTTGTTGCCAGTAATGGCAATCTTTAATAATGCAGTGAATATGTTGGTTCATTTATTTCACCCTTTCAAAGTTATTTACGATATTATGGTTCGTAGTTAAATCATTTAATATGCGGTTTAAAATAAATTGTGTTGAGTTAAGTTATGATATCTAATGGATAAATATCAAAATAAGGAAATAATGTTCAATTAGAAAGAGTAAACATTATTGATGAATCTTTTTTGAGAAACTTGTTGTATTTCCAAAGGAAAAACCACTAAGCGGCTCATGTACTTAGTGGTTTTGATTAATCTAAACCTGCTAATCTTTTAGCTAAATCCACCTGGATATCAATCATTTCCCGAATGGCGGAGGGTTTGATTCCGTTAGCGGCAGCTTTTTCGATTGCCTCATTCCATTCTTGCAAGTGATCCTCTTTAAGGTAGAGATATTCTTTATAAACATTTATTGACGGGGGTTCCTTGAGAATTTTAACTACATTGCCCTGGATTTGGTCACCCGGCCCTAATTCAATATCTTTATACTTGGGATTAGCTGCTCTTAATAATACTTTATCATTTTCCTTGATGTAATACTTGAGGGTTGTTTCATCAGTGTTAACTAAAGCAACTACAATTTCACCAGGGTAAGGGTTGTAATCCTGCTTGCATAGAACAAGATCTCCTTCATTTATTCCCGCCCCGATCATGCTGTTCCCATTCACATATAATGCAAAATCTACTCTGCCAACAAGGTTTGCCGGGACATCAATTTCACCTATTTTATTTTGCTCAGATAATAAAGGTATGCCGGCTCTGATAGAACCTAAAATTGGAATTAAATCTGCGGCCTTATCAATATTTTTATTGGTTGAAGTCTTATCCAATAGCTTAAGTAGATTTAATCTATGTTTTCCGTTTAAAGGTTTTCCGCCGGCGGTTAGCATGACAGTGTCATTTTCTAAAATATCAGCTAATTCAATAACCATACTGTATTTTCGGGATAAATTATTTGTTTGCTGTGTATTTGTCATTACTCCAGGCGATCTTGGGACGGCAGCACATTT
Proteins encoded in this region:
- a CDS encoding DUF1540 domain-containing protein, coding for MNQHIHCIIKDCHYWQQGNKCTANEILVATDEFGAKYPEEMDAHMAAQLTPESAGNCTTTCCKSFMPNGSNYKTLDGIKKMK
- a CDS encoding helix-turn-helix domain-containing protein, giving the protein MSYSELLSEYIKRSTYSLRKVAELCNEKGFSIDHSYISKLRNGKKPPPSEELSRVLAEVLNGDPETLVVEGYKEKAPEEIKNLLNGKCAAVPRSPGVMTNTQQTNNLSRKYSMVIELADILENDTVMLTAGGKPLNGKHRLNLLKLLDKTSTNKNIDKAADLIPILGSIRAGIPLLSEQNKIGEIDVPANLVGRVDFALYVNGNSMIGAGINEGDLVLCKQDYNPYPGEIVVALVNTDETTLKYYIKENDKVLLRAANPKYKDIELGPGDQIQGNVVKILKEPPSINVYKEYLYLKEDHLQEWNEAIEKAAANGIKPSAIREMIDIQVDLAKRLAGLD